The Lachnospiraceae bacterium KM106-2 nucleotide sequence CCATGATCAGTATTCTAGGCGGTGTGGCTGGTGTCGGCATTAGTTTTATTGTCATTATCGTGGTGAAGCAATTAGGGATCAGCGCCATTGCATCCTTATCTGGATGTGTGATCGCATTCTTCTTTGCCGTAGTGACAGGAACCTTATTTGGTTTCTATCCAGCAGTAAAAGCTTCCAGATTAATACCGATCGAAGCATTATCAGAAGAATAGGAGGGAGAAGAATGAAACGTTTTGTATCGATTTTATGTATTGGTGCATTGCTATTAACAGGATGCAGCAGTAGTTCCAGTACAGAAAGTACATCATCAGAGATTACATTAGAATCAGGCCAGTCTCTCCTTATCGGAAAGGTAACGGCGATCAGCGGAAATGAAGTAACGTTTGATATTGCAACAGAAAAGCAGATGAGTGGTGGAAATGGAATGCCGTCTGGCAAGGATTCTTCTTCGTCAGACAGCAGTGACAGTTCCGATTCCTCATCGAAAAAAAGTCAGTCTGATTCAACATCAGGAACAAATAATAATAGTAGTAGTAATAGCAATAGTACGAGTCAAAAGCAATCCGGTTCTAATAACATGCAAGGAGGCATGGGAGGCGGAGGAAATTCCGCTGGAAATATGCCAAGCGGTGATATGCCACAAGGCGGAGGGAATATGCCAGGTGGCGGGGGACCTGATATGCAGTCTTCCGACAGCGGATCTTCCAGCTCTGACTCTAGTACAAAATCTAGTAAATCTGATCAGTCAGATAGTAGTAATTCCGGTAAGACACAAAGAAGGAGCATGGTAACTTATGAAACAACGGGAGAGAGTAAAACACTTCAGATTCCTGTTGGAACAACGGTTACAACATTATTAGGAACTAAGACGACCTTCTCTAGAATTGCTGCTGATAACGTGATCAAAATGGTAACAGAAAAAAATGCGGACGGTAAGACTGTAGTAGTTGCCGTATATATTGTCCAGTAAAAGGAGCGTAGATCTAAATGGAACATGTCATTTCAATGAAGAACATTTGTAAAGGATATCAGATGGGCGAGGAGCGCCTTGAGATTCTAAAGGGAATCGATTTTACCGTTGAAAAAGGTGAATTTGTAGCAATTCTTGGTCCATCCGGTTCTGGTAAATCTACCTTTATGAACATGATCGGTTGTATGGACCGAATGGATAGCGGTGAATATTTCTTAAATGATATTCCAATTCATCAGACAAAGGATAAAAAGTTGAATGTGATTCGAAATAAAGAGATCGGATTTATCTTTCAAAAATATCATCTTATCCCAACCTATACGGTACTACAAAATATTGTGATGCCTTTATTGGCTCGTGGTGAGACGATGGAAGTTGCAACGAAAGAATGTGAGGAGACGATCAATCTTCTTGGATTAGAAAAGAGACTTCATCATAAACCATCTGAATTATCCGGTGGACAGCAGCAGAGAGTTGCCATTGCAAGAGCGTTATGTGGAAAGCCTGCGATCCTGCTTGCGGATGAACCGACGGGAGCCTTAGATCAGAATACAGGTAAAGAGGTACTTGCTCTATTTGAAAAGCTACACAAGCTGGGCAACACGATCATTATGATCACCCATGATCTAAAAGTAGCACAGCATGCGAAACGAATCATTCATATTGTTGATGGAGAGTTATATCAGCATGTGGAAGAAGAGCAGGCCATGTAGGAATATAGAAATAATTAAAAAGAACTTGAAGGAAACTTCGGGTTCTTTTCTTTTCGTTTGGAACTTGACATATGATAGGATAAGGATATAATTAACGTTAGTTAAGACTAACTAACTAGAAGGAGGAAAAGAAATGATAAAGACAATTGTTAGGATTGATGGAATGATGTGTGGTATGTGTGAAAATCACATTAATGAGGCAGTTCGAAATAATTTTAAGATAAAAAAGGTTAAGGCATCGAAACGAAAAAAACAAGCAGTGATCTTATCGGAAGAGTTACTTGATCAGAATCAACTAAAGGAGGTTATTGAAAATACAGGATATCATTTTATATCTTTAGAGACAGTAGAGTAGATGGAATAGAAAGAAGGATGAAAATGAGTATAATCGAATTTAAGGATGTTATAAAAGAATATGGAATTGGAGAAGGAAAACAGATTGCAGTCAATCATGTTAATTTTTCAATTGAAGAGGGAGAATTCGTTGTAATATTAGGGCAATCAGGTGCCGGAAAATCTACGGTGTTGAATATGCTTGGCGGCATGGACGTTCCAACGGTTGGTCAAGTCATTATAGATGGCATGGAAGTATCGGCGATGAATGATAAACAGTTATCGAATTATCGAGCAAACACAATCGGCTTTATCTTTCAATTTTATAATCTTTTACCAAGTCTTACCGCTTATGAGAATATAGCTCTAATAAAGAACATCGCAAAACGGGCAAAAGATCCAATGGAATTATTGACAGCAGTTGGTTTAGCTGATCATAAAGATAAGTTCCCTTCACAGATGTCTGGTGGTGAGCAGCAGCGAATCTCGATCGCAAGAGCGCTGGCCAAGAATCCTAAGATCATATTAGGAGATGAGCCTACTGGAGCTTTGGACTCTGAAACGGGTGTCATTGTCCTGAAATTGCTGCAAAAAGTGTGCAAAGAGGATAAGCGTACTGTAATTCTTGTAACACATAATGCAGATATTGCACAGTGTGCAGATAAAGTGATCCGAATGAAAAATGGAAAGATACGAGAAATCCGACGTAACGATCATCCTCTTACTGTAGAGGAGGTTGAGTGGTAATGCTGGGAAGAAAAATGCTAAGAGATATAAAACATAATTTTGGACAGTTCTTTTCAATCTTTCTTTTATCATTTTTAGCGGTTTCTCTCTTTACCATATTTAAGTCTAGTGATATCGGTGCATTTCATGCTAGAAATGCTTTCCATAACAAGACCAATCTTGCAGATGGCTGGATTTATGGAGAGAAGTTTACGAAAGAATCCTTAAAGAAAGTACAAAAGATTCCAGAGGTAAAAGAAGCTCAGCTTCGAACCCGGTTATCGGGATCCTCAATGAATCAGAATCAAGCACAGATTGATCTATTTTTAGAAGATGAAAATGAGATTATAAAACCATATATTATCGAAGGAAAAGAATTTGATCCAAATGATACCGAACATCTTTGGATATCTGAGAAGTTTGCAAAAGAGTGGAATCTTGCAGTCGGCGATTCATTTTCCATGACCTATAATGGAGTTGCCATCAAGAAAAAGATTGGCGGATTAATTGCAAGTCCAGAGTATGAATATATGTGTGCTGATACCGATTTAGAAACTGATTATAAAAATATCGGATATGTCTATCTGTCATATCGCGGATTCCCCATACGAGAATATGTGAAACATATGATCGAGACAGGAAAGCTAAATCAGCCAGGGATGACAAAGAAAACACTATTAGAGCAATTATCTAAGATGTCATCAAAAGAACTATTTACATATTTGCCGTATACGCAGATCTTGATCACAACAGATCGATCCAATGTATTATCTTTGGAAAAAGAGATCGCAAAGGCACTGAACAAAAAATATGCTGTATTTATGGACCAGAAATCAGTTACAGGTATTAAGGTATTTACAGATGAATTAAACCAGCATGAACAATTCGCGATCGTATTTGCAGCTATCTTTGTATTAATTGCATTACTTGTGATTATGACAACAATGAATAGAATGGTAGCCAATCAGCGAATTCAGATCGGTACGTTAAATGCACTTGGAATGAAAAATGGAAAGATTATTCGTCACTACATGAGCTATAGTTTCCTTGTTTCTTTATTAGGTTCTGCGTTAGGATTATTGGTTGGACCATTGTGGTGGGGGCAGGCGTTTACGAATCTGTTTGCGACCATGTATGTGTTACCAGGATGGAAACCAAGTTATGATAGCTCATTCTATCTAGTCGCTCTTCTCGTCATACTATGCTGTACGATGGCATCCTTCTTAAGTTGTCGAAGACTATTAAAGGTAAGACCTTCAGACTGTTTACGACCAGCGCAACCGAAAATGGGAAAAACGTGTATTTTTGAGAAGCTGCCTTTCTGGCGTAGACTTGGATTCAATACCCAATATGATCTCAGAGATATCACGAGAGCAAGACTTCGTGCTTTTATGTGCGTCTTTGGAACGGCATGTGGAATGATGATCGTAACATGTGCGTTAGCATGTAATACCACGGTTGACAATGTCTATGATTGGAGTTTCTCAAAATTACAGAATTATGATTATGATGTGCAGTTTTCAAAGGATATAACTTTAGATAAGGCAGATTCCCTTGCAAGACGTTATGACGGAGAACTTGTAATGACGAAAGGCATTGAAGTTGCTACAAAAGCGAATGTTCTTGCAACAGATAAATATACGACTAGTTTTGTAGTAACGGAAGGAAAAGGAAAGTATGGAGTTACCGACGTAGAACAGAAGATTGTAGAGATACCAGAGAATACGGTTGCAATTTCGTCTAAGTTAGCCCAAAAACTTAAGGTTCAGGTAGGTGATGTTATCTACTGGCATATTGTAAACAAAAATACCTGGCAGAAATCAGAAATCGGTCTGATCAGCAGAAATCCGACATTTTCAGGGCTTACTATGTTAAGAAAGGATTATGAGACGAAAGAACGTATATTTGAACCAACCACTCTTTACACAGACCGGAATGTAGAAGGATTAAAGAATAAGGACTACGTTACAGCAGTACATAACAAAACGGATTTACTGAAGGCATTTCAATCAACTATGGAGATCATGAATGTACTGATTGCCGTATTCCTTGTATTTGCGGTCATTTTAATCGTAGTTGTGTTGTATAACTCAGGAAATCTATCCTTCCATGAGAGAATTAAGGAATTCGCAACCCTAAAAGTACTTGGTTTTCAAAGTAGTCAAATTCGTAAAATACTCTCGATTCAGAATCTGTGGCTGTCAATGATCGGAGTCATAATAGGCGCACCATTTGCTAAATTGATGCTACAATATATGTTTGATAGTAATGGAGATAGCTTTGATTTTCAGGCAGTAGTATCGATCGCGGATTATGTGAAAGCTGGAATATTTGTTTTATTCGTTTCTGTTTGTGTAAGCTTCCTGTTTTCAAAGAGAATTAAAAGGCTAGATATGGTAGAAGTATTAAAGGGGATGGAATAATTTCATTCAAATCAACAAAGACTATTTCAATACAATGATACAGTCAGTTGAGGTGATTTCTTTGAGAAGACGAATCTTTTACCATGGTGCGAATAAAAAATACCGCTATTTTGAAGGCTGGTATTTAAAACATGAATCAAGTCAGTGTTATTTGTCGGTGATCCCGGGAATCTATATGGATCGGATCGGGCGGAAAGGCGCCTTTATCCAACTGATCACACAAGATGATTCTTACTTTATCCAGTATCCGTATTCTGAATTTCATGCATCGAAGGATTTTTTTGCGATCAAGGTTGGAAAGAATTATTTTACCAAATATGGGATGGTCTTAAATATTGATTCGGATGGGGTGAAAGCAAAAGGTGCTGTGGCTTATCACGAGTTTCATACCGTAAGACCTAATTTAATGGGGCCGTTTTCCTTTATTCCGGCATTTCCTTGTAAACACGATGTTATCAGCTTAAAACACAGCTTAGTCGGTTCTATACAGGTAAATGGAAGTGAATATGACTTTACGGATGGCTTGGGGTATATCGAGACAGACTGGGGACGTTCTTTCCCAGATGGTTACGCTTGGACACAATGTCATATCAACAAGAGAAATAACTGTTCGATATTTTTAGCAATCGCTGAGATGTCTATTATGAATAAGGATTTATATGGATGTCTAGGATTTTTCTCTTATCGTTCCAGACGATATAAAATTGCCACTTATTTAGGAGCAAAAGTACTGATGGTACGACCTGATAAATGGATGGTAAGGCAAGGAAAGTTTCGGATTCTTGTAGAACCGAAGAGAGAAGCAATCAGTAATCTGAAAGCACCAGAAGAAGGTATGATGGGGCGAAATGTAAAGGAAAATGTATGCTCGCCGATCCGTTATCGGGTATGGTTTGACAATCATCTGATCTTAGATCAGATCTGTAAGAATGGAAGTTACGAGTATTTATAGAATTAAACATAGAAATGAGAAAAGCAGCAGTCCGCATAGAATACGAACTGCTGCCTTTTGTATTGTAAGTTCATTACGAATTATCGGTATTAGTGAAGTCTTCGATATAAGCCGACTACCTTACCAAGAATATCACAAGTTGGAACTATAATAGGATCCATTGTGTCATTCTCTGGTTGAAGGCGAATGTGATCTTGCTCTTTAAAGAAACGTTTTACCGTTACACTATCATCGATCATGGCGACAACGATATCACCGTTGTCTGCATTTTGCTGACGTTGTACTAATATCTTATCTTGATTAAAGATACCAGCATTGATCATACTTTCACCTTTTACTTTTAGCATGAATAATTCTTGATTTGGAACATCTTCTGCTAAAAGAGGGAAGTAGCCTTCAATATTCTCAACTGCTAATATAGGCTGTCCTGCTGTTACCGTTCCTACAACAGGTACATTCACGATCTCACGTCTTGATAGATTGAACTCATCATCAATGATTTCGATGGCTCTTGGTTTCGTTGGGTCTCTTCTGATATATCCATTCTTCTCTAATGTCTCTAAATGGGAATGCACAGAACTAGTTGATTTCAAATGCACGGCTTCACAAATTTCACGAACAGCTGGTGGATAACCGCGACTAATGATTTCAGATTTTATGTAATCTAAAATCTCTTTTTGCTTTGCTGTAATTTTACCATTACTCATCTATAAAAGTCCTCCTGGTTATTTCCTCTTCAATGATTTAAGTATAACACATATGTTTGGTAATTGCAAAAACATTTGTTCGATTTTTTTGGAAAAACTATCAAAAAACCGTTGACATTCGAACGAGCGTTCGATATAATGATGATAACGAACAGACGTTCGAATATTGAGAGAATATATGGGAGGTTTTCATATGTCTAATAAAAATCGTTATTTTATTTTAGTTACTATATTAGCTTGTTTGGTGGTATTTTTTTGTTTCACACGACCAGTATTTGCATCTAATTCTCCTAAGGATAGCAAACGAGCATTTCGAATCGCCAATGTGGAAGTAAAAGAAGGCGACAGTTTATGGAATCTTGCAAAAGAATACTATACTGATGATTATGAAAATATGGATCATTATATAGATGAGATCAAAGAATGTAATAGTATGATAGATGATAAGATATATTCAGGTGGTTACATTGTAATCCCTTATTATATACATTAGTTTGGATAATTATGATTATCACAACTAACCGATAGCACAAAAGAGTTTAGCAGATGATATCCGCTAAACTCTTTTTATATTGATACATTATTCATTATTTTCATCATTCATTGGAATTTCCAGTGGCTTGTTGCTTCGTTTTATTAAGAAGAAGCCCTCAACTAAATGTGTGATGATCGCGAAGAAACCAATAATGGTTACATAGTTTAGTATCACCATGATCGGAGAGGAATCCATGGCTTCTTTTCCACCTTTTTGAAATCCCTGTCCATTACCACGATCGGTTGGAAATCCATCAGGACGTTCTCCATTTTGAAAATTAGCATTTGAATCATTTTGATCAGACGGATGCATTTGTTTGTTAGAGAAATCCTTGTTATCGTTATTTTGACCCATGCCTTCCGGACGTTGTCCCATGTCTTTTCCACCGTGATTACCTATGGTAGCTCCAGTAAACGGCATACTGATCCATTGTACGAAAGAGGTTGTTGCAATACTATATCCACCAAATCCTAAAACGCCAATTGCTAAGACTAAGGCAATCCCTTGTTTTGCTTTTGCTGGTAGAGAAATTGGTCTGCCGATGATTGCAATCAGATATCTTGAGTGAAGGCCAACGTGTATACCAATTAAGATCAATGCAAGAGCAGAACAGAAATAGTGGATCGTTTTAAAGATCATACTGCCTTGGAATGAAAATAATGTTTTAGAAATCAGAATTCCGCTGATACCGATCAATAAGAAACAAATAAGTAATAATATATTTAATACATAGCCAATACGGTTCTTTTTCGTAGTTCCTTTATTGAAGATTTTTTTCGTTATGTTACAGATCCACTTGTAATTGAAGATCAAATGAATGACCATAAGTCCAATAAAGACAAGACCTCCAATTTCATGGAATGATGCGTTTATCACTCGGTACTGATACATAAGTACTAGTAGAATAACCATTAGGCAATCTAATGCCAGTTTCATGTGATTTTTTTTCATAGAAATACTCTCCTTTATGTTATAGTGGCATTTTACAAAAGAGGTGTGAATCAAATCTGTAGATTATGTGAAAAAAGTGTGAACTAAAATTTGTAAAAAATCTGTAAAAGTCATAATTAACAGTTGAATTTGTTGTATCATATAAGTAATCATTAAAATAGGAGAAGGTGAATCCATGGGAAAGTGTGCTTGGTGTCTTGATGGTGGAATTATGGAACAGTATCATGATAATGAATGGGGTAATATTCTACATGATGATCAGAAGCATTTTGAATATTTATTGATGGAAGTGATGCAATGTGGACTTAACTGGAACATGATGTTAAAGAAGCGGGAAATTTTTCGGGAGTGTTTTGCAGCATTCGATTATGATCAGATTGCAAAATTTACGGAAGATGATATCGTAAGGATACTGGCAACTGAGGGCATGATCAAATCTAGAAGAAAGATTCAGGCAATTATCAATAATACTAACTGCTTTTTGAAGATCCGGTCAGAGTATGGTAGTTTCGATCAGTATCTGTGGTCGTTTTCTGGTAACCAGACTTTTGTCTATCGAAGACATCAAGAAGGATATGGAGAAGATAAAAATGAGTTATCGGATCGTATTAGTAAAGATATGAAAAAGAGAGGATTTAAGTATTTAGGTTCAATTACGATCTATTCCCATTTACAGGCATGTGGAATGATCAATGATCATTCATATGATTGTTTTAAATATGATGAACTAATAAAGCAGGGCAATATAAAGTATTTTTAAGCAGCGGATGTAAATGATAGACAGAAACAGAAAGGGGGAATGATGATGTCCTATATTACAGTTGAATCAGGGATGTTAACAGATGATCAGAAGGAACAATTGATCAAAGAGATTACGGAAGTGTCTTCTAAAATTATGAAGATTCCACCTGAATTTTTTATGACTACAATTAAGGAGTTACCAGACAGCAGTATCGGAATTGGTGGCATGACAATAGATAAGGTAAAAAAACAGTACAGTAAAAGATAAGGCAAATCGGAGGAGAATTCCATATGATTAAAGCGGTAATATTTGATATGTATGAAACATTGATTACATTATTTGATAGTCCCATATATTTTGGAACACAGATTGCGGAAGATATGGGGATTGATGTAGATGTTTTCCGAAAAGACTGGGATGCGATGGAACAAGAGCGCTCAATTGGAAAGGTAACGCTTTTACAGGCTCTTGAAATGATCATGCATAAGAATGAATGTTATTCCGAGACACTTTTAAATCAAGTTATCACAAAAAGGATAGCAACAAAGAAAGAGAGCTTTCATCATCTACATCCTGAGATTATTCCAATGCTGATACAATTAAAGAATAGAGGACAGAAGATAGGGTTAATCAGTAACTGCTTTTCCGAAGAGGCAATGGTAATCAGGGAAAGTATTTTGTATCCTTATTTTGATGCAACGTTTTTATCTTTTGAGCAGGGAATTCAAAAACCGGATAAAGAGATATTTAGACGTTGTTTCACCCAGTTGGAAGTATCGCCACAGGAATGCTTATATATTGGAGATGGCGGTAGTTTTGAATTAGAAACGGCAAAGGAGCTTGGCATGAAGGCTTTGCAGGCGGCTTGGTATTTGAAAGAAGGTACGACACAGCCAGCGCAACTGAAATCAGATTTTATACATCTTTATACACCAAGTGATGTATTAGATTATATTTAAGCTATGATTGTAGAGTACATATTGAGTGGTTAGAAATGATTTGAATAGTATGGAAAGTTATCATAAAATATAATCAAAAAGTTCGAAAGGAGAATCTACATAGTGATCGATTTTATTATAGAGATCTTATTAGAATTGATTTTTGAAGGAAGTGTTGAACTTGGAACGAACCGAAAAATTCCCATGCCTTTGCGAATTGTAGCGTTAACAATTTTAATTGCGGGAAGTGGCGGTCTGTTTTTGCTTCTCCTTTGGATGGCAGTGAACATTATGAAGGCGAGAAGTATCGTCTTAGGAGGAATGATATTACTATTGGACCTTATTCTGCTTGCTAGTATGCTTCACGGGTTTAGGAAGCGATTAAGAGTAAATACAAGGCAGATAACAAAAGAAAATGACGAATGAAAAAGCAGAGGAATCAAGGCAATCGATTCCTCTGCTTTTATATTACATGATTCCGATATTGGTTAGGTGTCATACCAACATTCTTTTTAAATGAAGTACAAAATACACTTACCGAGGAAAAACCAGTGCGAAAACAGATATCTTTTACACTAAGTTTGGTCGTCTTAAGTAAGTATTTTGCCGTACTGATGCGGGTATGTATAAGATATTCATGAGGGGTAAAACCGGTTT carries:
- a CDS encoding probable oxalocrotonate tautomerase: MSYITVESGMLTDDQKEQLIKEITEVSSKIMKIPPEFFMTTIKELPDSSIGIGGMTIDKVKKQYSKR
- a CDS encoding HAD-superfamily hydrolase, subfamily IA, producing MIKAVIFDMYETLITLFDSPIYFGTQIAEDMGIDVDVFRKDWDAMEQERSIGKVTLLQALEMIMHKNECYSETLLNQVITKRIATKKESFHHLHPEIIPMLIQLKNRGQKIGLISNCFSEEAMVIRESILYPYFDATFLSFEQGIQKPDKEIFRRCFTQLEVSPQECLYIGDGGSFELETAKELGMKALQAAWYLKEGTTQPAQLKSDFIHLYTPSDVLDYI
- a CDS encoding ABC transporter, ATP-binding protein encodes the protein MEHVISMKNICKGYQMGEERLEILKGIDFTVEKGEFVAILGPSGSGKSTFMNMIGCMDRMDSGEYFLNDIPIHQTKDKKLNVIRNKEIGFIFQKYHLIPTYTVLQNIVMPLLARGETMEVATKECEETINLLGLEKRLHHKPSELSGGQQQRVAIARALCGKPAILLADEPTGALDQNTGKEVLALFEKLHKLGNTIIMITHDLKVAQHAKRIIHIVDGELYQHVEEEQAM
- a CDS encoding cell division transporter, ATP-binding protein FtsE, with the translated sequence MSIIEFKDVIKEYGIGEGKQIAVNHVNFSIEEGEFVVILGQSGAGKSTVLNMLGGMDVPTVGQVIIDGMEVSAMNDKQLSNYRANTIGFIFQFYNLLPSLTAYENIALIKNIAKRAKDPMELLTAVGLADHKDKFPSQMSGGEQQRISIARALAKNPKIILGDEPTGALDSETGVIVLKLLQKVCKEDKRTVILVTHNADIAQCADKVIRMKNGKIREIRRNDHPLTVEEVEW
- a CDS encoding DNA-3-methyladenine glycosylase, producing the protein MGKCAWCLDGGIMEQYHDNEWGNILHDDQKHFEYLLMEVMQCGLNWNMMLKKREIFRECFAAFDYDQIAKFTEDDIVRILATEGMIKSRRKIQAIINNTNCFLKIRSEYGSFDQYLWSFSGNQTFVYRRHQEGYGEDKNELSDRISKDMKKRGFKYLGSITIYSHLQACGMINDHSYDCFKYDELIKQGNIKYF
- a CDS encoding endo-1,4-beta-xylanase A precursor, whose translation is MKRFVSILCIGALLLTGCSSSSSTESTSSEITLESGQSLLIGKVTAISGNEVTFDIATEKQMSGGNGMPSGKDSSSSDSSDSSDSSSKKSQSDSTSGTNNNSSSNSNSTSQKQSGSNNMQGGMGGGGNSAGNMPSGDMPQGGGNMPGGGGPDMQSSDSGSSSSDSSTKSSKSDQSDSSNSGKTQRRSMVTYETTGESKTLQIPVGTTVTTLLGTKTTFSRIAADNVIKMVTEKNADGKTVVVAVYIVQ
- a CDS encoding SOS-response repressor and protease LexA, whose amino-acid sequence is MSNGKITAKQKEILDYIKSEIISRGYPPAVREICEAVHLKSTSSVHSHLETLEKNGYIRRDPTKPRAIEIIDDEFNLSRREIVNVPVVGTVTAGQPILAVENIEGYFPLLAEDVPNQELFMLKVKGESMINAGIFNQDKILVQRQQNADNGDIVVAMIDDSVTVKRFFKEQDHIRLQPENDTMDPIIVPTCDILGKVVGLYRRLH
- a CDS encoding ABC transporter, permease protein → MLGRKMLRDIKHNFGQFFSIFLLSFLAVSLFTIFKSSDIGAFHARNAFHNKTNLADGWIYGEKFTKESLKKVQKIPEVKEAQLRTRLSGSSMNQNQAQIDLFLEDENEIIKPYIIEGKEFDPNDTEHLWISEKFAKEWNLAVGDSFSMTYNGVAIKKKIGGLIASPEYEYMCADTDLETDYKNIGYVYLSYRGFPIREYVKHMIETGKLNQPGMTKKTLLEQLSKMSSKELFTYLPYTQILITTDRSNVLSLEKEIAKALNKKYAVFMDQKSVTGIKVFTDELNQHEQFAIVFAAIFVLIALLVIMTTMNRMVANQRIQIGTLNALGMKNGKIIRHYMSYSFLVSLLGSALGLLVGPLWWGQAFTNLFATMYVLPGWKPSYDSSFYLVALLVILCCTMASFLSCRRLLKVRPSDCLRPAQPKMGKTCIFEKLPFWRRLGFNTQYDLRDITRARLRAFMCVFGTACGMMIVTCALACNTTVDNVYDWSFSKLQNYDYDVQFSKDITLDKADSLARRYDGELVMTKGIEVATKANVLATDKYTTSFVVTEGKGKYGVTDVEQKIVEIPENTVAISSKLAQKLKVQVGDVIYWHIVNKNTWQKSEIGLISRNPTFSGLTMLRKDYETKERIFEPTTLYTDRNVEGLKNKDYVTAVHNKTDLLKAFQSTMEIMNVLIAVFLVFAVILIVVVLYNSGNLSFHERIKEFATLKVLGFQSSQIRKILSIQNLWLSMIGVIIGAPFAKLMLQYMFDSNGDSFDFQAVVSIADYVKAGIFVLFVSVCVSFLFSKRIKRLDMVEVLKGME